One genomic segment of Mauremys mutica isolate MM-2020 ecotype Southern chromosome 10, ASM2049712v1, whole genome shotgun sequence includes these proteins:
- the TMEM37 gene encoding voltage-dependent calcium channel gamma-like subunit gives MTAIAVQAQRLLAHRRPKKSFFETFIRSLIILCVAIAVVLSSVSVCDGHWLFAKGQLFGLWHFCTVGNSTILKCVTDLNQASVEGINFGMILARSVVSLAVVVAIFGLELLMVSQVCEDTNSRRKWSMGSILILLSFLLSSSGVLSFLILLKDYITFLGFTLTFWCEFIAACLFFLNGMSGLHINNITYPWNRARKF, from the exons ATGACAGCCATAGCGGTGCAG GCACAGAGGTTGCTTGCTCACAGAAGACCCAAGAAATCATTCTTTGAGACGTTCATCAGAAGCCTCATTATTTTGTGCGTGGCAATAGCAGTTGTCCTGTCATCAGTTTCAGTTTGCGATGGCCACTGGCTTTTTGCAAAAGGACAGCTGTTTGGACTGTGGCACTTCTGCACCGTAGGCAACAGCACCATATTGAAATGTGTCACTGATCTGAATCAGGCCAGTGTGGAAGGGATTAATTTTGGAATGATTCTTGCAAGAAGTGTGGTGTCTCTTGCTGTGGTTGTGGCAATATTTGGCCTGGAACTTCTGATGGTCTCCCAAGTCTGTGAAGACACTAATTCCAGACGAAAATGGTCAATGGGATCAATCCTTATTCTTCTCTCATTTCTCCTGTCCTCCAGTGGAGTCCTGAGTTTTTTAATCCTCCTGAAGGACTACATTACCTTCCTGGGTTTCACACTGACCTTTTGGTGTGAGTTCATTGCTGCCTGCCTCTTCTTCCTTAATGGAATGAGCGGACTTCACATTAACAACATAACATACCCGTGGAACAGAGCACGAAAATTCTAG